One region of Lathamus discolor isolate bLatDis1 chromosome 2, bLatDis1.hap1, whole genome shotgun sequence genomic DNA includes:
- the SNRK gene encoding SNF-related serine/threonine-protein kinase isoform X1: MAGFKRGYDGKIAGLYDLDKTLGRGHFAVVKLARHVFTGEKVAVKVIDKTKLDTLATGHLFQEVRCMKLVQHPNIVRLYEVIDTQTKLYLILELGDGGDMFDYIMKHEEGLNEDLAKKYFAQIVHAISYCHKLHVVHRDLKPENVVFFEKQGLVKLTDFGFSNKFQPGKKLTTSCGSLAYSAPEILLGDEYDAPAVDIWSLGVILFMLVCGQPPFQEANDSETLTMIMDCKYTVPPHVSKECKDLITRMLQRDPKRRASLEEIENHAWLQGVDPSPATKYNIPLVSYKNLSEEEHNSIIQRMVLGDIADRDTIVEALETNKYNHITATYFLLAERILREKQEKEIQTRSASPSNIKAQFRQSWPTKIDVPQDLEDDLTASPLSHTTVPQSPARTAENVLNGHRSKPLGDSAKKEDIPELAGPALSAVPSVSLKPTTSGRKCLFRVEEDEEEDEEDKKPISLSTQVVLRRKPSVTNRLTSRKSAPVLNQIFEEGESDDEFDMDENLPPKLSRLKMNIASPSTVHKRYHRRKSQGRGSSCSSSETSDDDSESRRRLDKDSGFTYSWHRRDSSEGPPGSQGDGGGQSKPSNANGGVDKTSPSDNSKDGGSPSGSSGGGTNTSGSTRQCAGSGNSLQLSSRSAGELVESLKFMSLCLGSQIHGSTKYIIDPQNHLSFSSVKVQEKSTWKMCISSSGSANQALSLGSLKFFSDQMSVTANKFERIKNRNLKNNVLQLPLCEKMISVNIQRNPKEGLLCTSSQTSCCHVI, translated from the exons ATGGCAGGCTTCAAGCGAGGATACGATGGAAAAATTGCAGGATTGTATGACTTGGATAAAACTTTGGGCAGAGGCCATTTTGCTGTGGTCAAACTTGCTCGGCATGTCTTTACAGGTGAAAAAGTAGCAGTAAAAGTAATTGACAAGACCAAACTAGACACTTTAGCCACTGGACATCTTTTTCAAGAGGTTAGATGCATGAAACTAGTGCAACATCCCAATATAGTACGGCTGTATGAAGTGATTGATACCCAGACTAAGCTTTATCTTATCTTAGAGCTAGGTGATGGAGGAGATATGTTTGATTACATCATGAAACATGAAGAAGGTTTGAACGAGGACCtggcaaaaaaatattttgctcaaATAGTTCATGCTATATCCTACTGCCATAAACTGCATGTAGTTCACAGAGACTTAAAGCCAGAGAATGTGGTCTTCTTTGAAAAACAAGGACTTGTGAAGTTGACTGATTTTGGATTCAGCAATAAATTTCAGCCTGGAAAGAAGCTCACCACAAGCTGTGGATCTCTTGCATATTCTGCTCCTGAAATTTTGCTTGGGGATGAATATGATGCACCAGCAGTGG ATATATGGAGTTTGGGGGTCATCCTCTTTATGCTGGTTTGCGGACAACCACCATTTCAAGAAGCAAACGACAGTGAAACTCTGACTATGATAATGGACTGCAAATACACAGTGCCACCTCATGTGTCCAAAGAATGTAAAGA TCTAATTACACGGATGTTGCAGAGAGACCCAAAGCGAAGGGCGTCTTTAGAAGAGATTGAAAACCATGCATGGCTCCAAGGAGTTGACCCTTCTCCTGCAACAAAGTACAATATTCCTCTTGTGTCATATAAAAatctctctgaggaggaacacAACAGTATAATACAACGTATGGTCCTTGGGGATATAGCAGACCGAGATACAATAGTGGA GGCATTGGAAACTAACAAATACAATCACATCACTGCTACTTACTTCTTACTAGCTGAAAGGATTCTGCgagaaaaacaagagaaagaaattcagaCCCGATCTGCAAGCCCCAGCAACATCAAAGCTCAGTTCAG GCAATCATGGCCAACAAAAATTGATGTACCTCAGGATCTGGAGGATGACCTTACAGCTTCTCCTCTCTCCCATACCACTGTTCCTCAGTCACCAGCTCGCACGGCTGAGAATGTTCTTAATGGCCACAGGAGCAAGCCCCTTGGTGATTCAGCAAAGAAGGAGGATATCCCCGAGTTAGCTGGGCCAGCACTTTCAGCAGTCCCGTCTGTGAGCTTAAAACCCACCACAAGTGGCCGGAAGTGCTTGTTCAGAGTagaagaggatgaagaggaggatgaagaagaTAAGAAACCTATTTCTCTTTCTACGCAAGTTGTTCTGCGCCGTAAGCCTTCAGTCACAAACCGACTTACTTCAAGAAAGAGTGCACCAGTCCTCAATCAGATCTTTGAGGAGGGCGAGTCAGATGACGAGTTTGACATGGATGAGAACTTGCCCCCAAAGCTCAGCAGGTTAAAAATGAATATTGCTTCACCGAGCACAGTGCATAAACGCTATCACAGGAGGAAAAGCCAGGGCCGGGGCTCTAGCTGCAGTAGCTCAGAAACAAGCGATGATGACTCAGAAAGCAGGAGACGCCTAGACAAAGATAGTGGGTTTACTTACTCCTGGCACAGGCGGGATAGTAGCGAAGGGCCACCCGGCAGCCAGGGAGATGGAGGTGGACAAAGTAAGCCAAGTAATGCGAACGGAGGAGTAGATAAAACAAGCCCAAGTGATAACAGCAAGGATGGGGGGAGCCCCTCTGGTAGCTCTGGTGGTGGCACCAACACTTCAGGTTCCACTCGGCAATGTGCTGGATCTGGAAACTCCCTGCAGCTGTCATCTAGAAGTGCAGGGGAACTGGTTGAAAGCCTCAAGTTTATGAGCCTTTGCCTAGGCTCGCAGATTCATGGCAGCACTAAATACATTATCGATCCTCAAAACCATCTGTCCTTTTCCAGTGTAAAAGTACAGGAGAAATCGACATGGAAAATGTGTATAAGCTCCAGCGGAAGCGCAAACCAGGCTTtgtccctgggcagcctgaaaTTTTTTTCTGACCAAATGTCAGTCACAGCAAACAAATTTGAACGGATAAAGAACAGGAACTTGAAAAACAATGTGCTACAACTACCTCTCTGTGAAAAGATGATATCTGTGAATATTCAGCGTAACCCAAAGGAGGGGCTTCTCTGTACCTCCAGTCAAACCAGTTGTTGTCATGTCATTTGA
- the SNRK gene encoding SNF-related serine/threonine-protein kinase isoform X2: MQGAARGAAARGGDAAAAAGNIWSLGVILFMLVCGQPPFQEANDSETLTMIMDCKYTVPPHVSKECKDLITRMLQRDPKRRASLEEIENHAWLQGVDPSPATKYNIPLVSYKNLSEEEHNSIIQRMVLGDIADRDTIVEALETNKYNHITATYFLLAERILREKQEKEIQTRSASPSNIKAQFRQSWPTKIDVPQDLEDDLTASPLSHTTVPQSPARTAENVLNGHRSKPLGDSAKKEDIPELAGPALSAVPSVSLKPTTSGRKCLFRVEEDEEEDEEDKKPISLSTQVVLRRKPSVTNRLTSRKSAPVLNQIFEEGESDDEFDMDENLPPKLSRLKMNIASPSTVHKRYHRRKSQGRGSSCSSSETSDDDSESRRRLDKDSGFTYSWHRRDSSEGPPGSQGDGGGQSKPSNANGGVDKTSPSDNSKDGGSPSGSSGGGTNTSGSTRQCAGSGNSLQLSSRSAGELVESLKFMSLCLGSQIHGSTKYIIDPQNHLSFSSVKVQEKSTWKMCISSSGSANQALSLGSLKFFSDQMSVTANKFERIKNRNLKNNVLQLPLCEKMISVNIQRNPKEGLLCTSSQTSCCHVI; the protein is encoded by the exons ATATATGGAGTTTGGGGGTCATCCTCTTTATGCTGGTTTGCGGACAACCACCATTTCAAGAAGCAAACGACAGTGAAACTCTGACTATGATAATGGACTGCAAATACACAGTGCCACCTCATGTGTCCAAAGAATGTAAAGA TCTAATTACACGGATGTTGCAGAGAGACCCAAAGCGAAGGGCGTCTTTAGAAGAGATTGAAAACCATGCATGGCTCCAAGGAGTTGACCCTTCTCCTGCAACAAAGTACAATATTCCTCTTGTGTCATATAAAAatctctctgaggaggaacacAACAGTATAATACAACGTATGGTCCTTGGGGATATAGCAGACCGAGATACAATAGTGGA GGCATTGGAAACTAACAAATACAATCACATCACTGCTACTTACTTCTTACTAGCTGAAAGGATTCTGCgagaaaaacaagagaaagaaattcagaCCCGATCTGCAAGCCCCAGCAACATCAAAGCTCAGTTCAG GCAATCATGGCCAACAAAAATTGATGTACCTCAGGATCTGGAGGATGACCTTACAGCTTCTCCTCTCTCCCATACCACTGTTCCTCAGTCACCAGCTCGCACGGCTGAGAATGTTCTTAATGGCCACAGGAGCAAGCCCCTTGGTGATTCAGCAAAGAAGGAGGATATCCCCGAGTTAGCTGGGCCAGCACTTTCAGCAGTCCCGTCTGTGAGCTTAAAACCCACCACAAGTGGCCGGAAGTGCTTGTTCAGAGTagaagaggatgaagaggaggatgaagaagaTAAGAAACCTATTTCTCTTTCTACGCAAGTTGTTCTGCGCCGTAAGCCTTCAGTCACAAACCGACTTACTTCAAGAAAGAGTGCACCAGTCCTCAATCAGATCTTTGAGGAGGGCGAGTCAGATGACGAGTTTGACATGGATGAGAACTTGCCCCCAAAGCTCAGCAGGTTAAAAATGAATATTGCTTCACCGAGCACAGTGCATAAACGCTATCACAGGAGGAAAAGCCAGGGCCGGGGCTCTAGCTGCAGTAGCTCAGAAACAAGCGATGATGACTCAGAAAGCAGGAGACGCCTAGACAAAGATAGTGGGTTTACTTACTCCTGGCACAGGCGGGATAGTAGCGAAGGGCCACCCGGCAGCCAGGGAGATGGAGGTGGACAAAGTAAGCCAAGTAATGCGAACGGAGGAGTAGATAAAACAAGCCCAAGTGATAACAGCAAGGATGGGGGGAGCCCCTCTGGTAGCTCTGGTGGTGGCACCAACACTTCAGGTTCCACTCGGCAATGTGCTGGATCTGGAAACTCCCTGCAGCTGTCATCTAGAAGTGCAGGGGAACTGGTTGAAAGCCTCAAGTTTATGAGCCTTTGCCTAGGCTCGCAGATTCATGGCAGCACTAAATACATTATCGATCCTCAAAACCATCTGTCCTTTTCCAGTGTAAAAGTACAGGAGAAATCGACATGGAAAATGTGTATAAGCTCCAGCGGAAGCGCAAACCAGGCTTtgtccctgggcagcctgaaaTTTTTTTCTGACCAAATGTCAGTCACAGCAAACAAATTTGAACGGATAAAGAACAGGAACTTGAAAAACAATGTGCTACAACTACCTCTCTGTGAAAAGATGATATCTGTGAATATTCAGCGTAACCCAAAGGAGGGGCTTCTCTGTACCTCCAGTCAAACCAGTTGTTGTCATGTCATTTGA